A genomic window from Chthonomonadales bacterium includes:
- a CDS encoding N-acetyl sugar amidotransferase, which translates to MRYCRRCITPDTRPSITLDGEGVCNACRAFESRANTDWGRRAEAFAEVAHAARVRAGGYDCVVPVSGGKDSTWQVVTCLEHGLRPLAVTWCPPARTELGRRNLRSLVEIGVDHIDYRIRPDVERRFMAAAYERLGSTAIPMHMALFAIPLAVAVSFRVPLVVWGENSAFEYGGSEEERTGFRLDAAWLRRFGVTHGTTWRDWVGEALSERDLVAYRGPSDAEMEAAGVNAVFLGYYFPWDPAHTAAVAARHGFRERASGPRTGYYAFADVDDHLISVHHHLKWHKFGITRLFDNLSLEIRHGRMSRDEAIDVVRRSGDQTPRRDIARFCEFVGMSRARFGEIADSFRNPGVWTRREGRWVIDDFLVPDWRWQ; encoded by the coding sequence ATGAGGTATTGTCGCCGCTGCATCACCCCGGACACGCGCCCGAGCATCACGCTCGATGGCGAGGGCGTCTGCAACGCCTGTCGGGCCTTCGAGTCGCGGGCCAACACCGACTGGGGGCGCCGCGCCGAGGCGTTCGCGGAGGTTGCCCACGCGGCGCGAGTCCGCGCGGGCGGCTACGACTGCGTGGTCCCGGTGAGCGGCGGCAAGGACAGCACCTGGCAGGTCGTTACCTGCCTGGAGCACGGCCTTCGTCCGCTGGCCGTCACCTGGTGCCCGCCGGCGCGCACCGAGCTCGGCCGACGCAACCTGCGCAGCCTCGTCGAGATCGGGGTCGACCACATCGACTACCGCATCCGCCCCGATGTTGAGCGTCGCTTCATGGCGGCGGCCTATGAGCGCCTCGGCTCCACCGCCATCCCGATGCACATGGCGCTCTTCGCCATCCCGCTCGCCGTCGCGGTGAGCTTCCGAGTCCCGCTGGTCGTCTGGGGCGAGAACTCGGCGTTCGAGTATGGCGGATCGGAGGAGGAGCGCACGGGCTTCCGCCTTGACGCTGCGTGGCTGCGGCGCTTCGGGGTGACGCACGGAACGACGTGGCGCGACTGGGTCGGCGAGGCGTTGAGCGAGCGAGACCTCGTCGCCTACCGTGGTCCCTCCGATGCCGAGATGGAGGCCGCGGGCGTCAACGCCGTCTTCCTTGGCTACTACTTCCCCTGGGACCCGGCGCACACCGCCGCCGTCGCGGCACGGCACGGCTTCCGTGAGCGCGCCTCGGGGCCACGGACCGGCTACTACGCGTTCGCCGACGTCGACGACCACCTCATATCGGTCCACCACCACCTGAAGTGGCACAAGTTCGGGATCACGCGCCTCTTCGATAACCTCTCGCTGGAGATCCGGCACGGCCGCATGTCGCGCGACGAGGCCATCGACGTGGTGCGACGGTCCGGCGACCAGACTCCGCGCCGCGACATCGCGCGCTTCTGCGAGTTCGTCGGCATGTCGCGCGCGCGCTTCGGCGAGATCGCCGACAGCTTCCGCAATCCCGGCGTCTGGACGCGCCGCGAGGGTC
- the asnB gene encoding asparagine synthase (glutamine-hydrolyzing) codes for MCGIAGYVGPTPPCDERVRRCLARMGRRGPDHAASRRWTLPSGRALCLLHSRLSIIDLDARSHQPLTAGAVTIALNGELYNYVEARDRLARRGVTFGTTSDTEVLAASVAMDGIEALDDLEGMWAFALHDARDGSVTLCRDRFGEKPLYLYRDGGGLYFASEAKLIAALLGRPLRPNLRQARRFLVNGYKALYKGSDTFFEGVLELPAASWLRVDPDGRERTGRYWAPRHAPAESMSFVDAVAGARERLIRSVELRLRADVPLAFCMSGGVDSNALIAIARRVFGSDARGFTVVNTDARYEEQAMVEASVRELGVQHTSVPVRTDGFLDGLRELVRYHDAPVYTVTYYAHWLLMEAVARAGCRIAISGTAADELFSGYYDHHLAYLREVRARPEVYGPALAAWCEHVRPMVRNPFLADPDRFVRDPGFRGHIYLDAEWFAAALTQPWREEFAEERYSGDLLRNRMLNEMFHENVPVILHEDDLNAMYHSVENRSPFLDRALFEFCATIPTRHLMRDGYAKAVLREAVRGIAPDAIVDNRRKVGFNAPIHSFLAVDDPRVRAALLAESPVLDLVRRDAIEELLTERDLTNSRSKFLFSVVSLKLFLEEFGA; via the coding sequence ATGTGCGGCATAGCCGGGTACGTCGGGCCGACGCCGCCGTGCGACGAGCGCGTCCGCCGTTGCCTGGCCCGGATGGGCCGGCGCGGCCCCGACCATGCCGCCTCACGGCGCTGGACGCTGCCCAGCGGGCGCGCGCTGTGCCTGCTGCACAGCCGCCTCAGCATCATCGACCTGGATGCTCGGTCCCATCAGCCCCTGACGGCCGGTGCCGTAACGATCGCGCTGAACGGCGAGCTCTACAATTACGTTGAGGCGCGCGACCGGCTGGCCCGGCGTGGCGTCACGTTCGGCACGACATCGGACACGGAGGTGCTCGCGGCATCCGTCGCCATGGACGGTATCGAGGCGCTGGATGACCTTGAGGGGATGTGGGCGTTCGCACTGCACGATGCTCGGGACGGCTCGGTAACGCTCTGCCGCGACCGTTTCGGCGAGAAGCCGCTCTACCTGTACCGTGACGGCGGCGGTCTCTACTTCGCGTCGGAAGCGAAGCTGATCGCGGCGCTGCTCGGCCGGCCACTGCGGCCCAACCTGCGCCAGGCGCGCCGCTTCCTGGTGAACGGCTACAAGGCGCTGTACAAAGGCTCCGACACCTTCTTCGAGGGCGTGCTCGAGTTGCCCGCGGCGTCCTGGCTGCGCGTGGACCCCGACGGCAGGGAGAGGACCGGCCGCTACTGGGCGCCTCGCCACGCGCCCGCCGAGTCGATGTCGTTTGTGGATGCCGTCGCGGGGGCGCGGGAGCGGCTCATCCGTTCCGTCGAGCTTCGGCTTCGCGCCGACGTGCCGCTGGCCTTCTGCATGAGCGGCGGTGTCGACTCCAATGCGCTCATCGCCATCGCGCGCCGCGTGTTCGGCTCTGACGCGCGCGGGTTCACTGTGGTGAACACGGACGCCCGCTATGAGGAGCAGGCGATGGTGGAGGCATCCGTGCGCGAGCTTGGCGTCCAGCACACATCGGTGCCCGTGCGCACGGATGGCTTCCTCGATGGGCTGCGCGAGCTCGTCCGCTATCACGATGCTCCGGTCTACACGGTCACGTACTATGCCCACTGGCTCCTGATGGAGGCGGTGGCGCGCGCGGGCTGCCGCATCGCGATCAGCGGCACCGCGGCCGACGAGCTGTTCAGCGGCTACTACGACCACCATCTGGCCTACCTGCGCGAGGTGCGCGCCAGGCCGGAGGTCTACGGTCCGGCGCTGGCGGCCTGGTGCGAGCACGTACGGCCCATGGTGCGCAACCCGTTCCTCGCTGACCCGGACCGGTTTGTGCGGGACCCTGGCTTTCGCGGTCACATCTATCTGGATGCGGAGTGGTTCGCCGCGGCCCTGACGCAGCCCTGGCGGGAGGAGTTCGCCGAGGAGCGCTACAGCGGCGACCTCCTGCGCAACCGCATGCTCAACGAGATGTTCCACGAGAACGTGCCGGTCATTCTGCATGAGGACGACCTCAATGCGATGTACCACTCCGTCGAGAACCGCTCGCCGTTCCTCGATCGCGCGCTGTTTGAGTTCTGCGCCACGATCCCGACCCGGCACCTGATGCGCGACGGCTACGCCAAGGCGGTGCTCCGCGAGGCGGTGCGCGGCATCGCGCCGGACGCCATCGTTGATAACCGACGCAAGGTTGGCTTCAACGCGCCGATCCACTCGTTCCTTGCCGTCGACGACCCGCGGGTTCGCGCGGCGCTGCTGGCGGAATCGCCCGTGCTCGACCTGGTCCGGCGCGACGCCATCGAGGAGCTCCTGACGGAGCGAGACCTCACCAACAGCCGCAGCAAGTTCCTGTTCAGCGTCGTGAGCTTGAAGCTCTTTCTAGAGGAGTTCGGCGCATGA
- a CDS encoding N-acetylneuraminate synthase family protein, producing the protein MRIGCRDTSEGVLVVAEIGNNHEGSLERARRMVREAAAAGADAVKFQTFRVELFASPLDAARFARLHSFELPPAAFAELAAVAREEGVLFISTPLDLPSVDVLAPIAAALKVASGDNDFEPLLARVAGTGLPVLLSTGLADLATVDRAVRCLSAHGAWPAGERVALLHCVSSYPVPAEEANLLAIGSLRRRYGLTAGYSDHCLGTAAVLASVALGARIVEKHFTLDKGLSDFRDHRLSADPAELRQMVRAIRDLEAMLGDGHKRVMPCEEGNRVAMRRSIAASGDLPAGHLVRAEDVVWLRPGGGLSPGEEAGVIGARLARPMVAGTPFEAGQELLERCA; encoded by the coding sequence ATGCGCATAGGGTGCCGGGACACGAGCGAGGGCGTGCTCGTAGTGGCCGAGATCGGCAACAACCACGAGGGGAGTCTGGAGCGCGCGCGGCGGATGGTGCGCGAGGCAGCGGCCGCCGGCGCGGACGCGGTGAAGTTTCAGACCTTCCGAGTCGAGCTCTTCGCCTCGCCGCTCGACGCCGCGCGTTTCGCGCGCCTCCACTCCTTCGAGCTGCCCCCGGCTGCCTTCGCCGAACTCGCTGCCGTCGCTCGCGAGGAGGGCGTGCTGTTCATCTCTACGCCGCTCGACCTGCCCAGCGTCGACGTCCTTGCGCCGATCGCCGCGGCCCTCAAGGTGGCCTCGGGCGACAACGACTTTGAGCCGCTCCTCGCGCGGGTGGCCGGAACCGGGCTACCGGTCCTGCTCTCCACGGGCCTGGCCGATCTGGCCACCGTGGACCGCGCGGTACGCTGCCTTTCGGCGCACGGGGCATGGCCGGCGGGCGAGCGCGTGGCGCTGCTGCACTGCGTCAGCAGTTACCCGGTGCCCGCCGAGGAGGCCAATCTGCTGGCCATCGGCTCGCTGCGTCGCCGTTACGGCCTGACGGCGGGCTACTCGGACCACTGCCTGGGCACCGCGGCGGTGCTGGCCTCCGTGGCGCTTGGAGCGCGCATCGTGGAGAAGCACTTCACGCTCGACAAGGGACTGTCCGATTTCCGCGACCACCGTCTGTCCGCGGATCCGGCAGAGCTGCGCCAGATGGTCCGCGCGATCCGCGATCTCGAGGCGATGCTGGGCGATGGCCACAAGCGCGTGATGCCGTGCGAGGAGGGGAACCGCGTTGCGATGCGGCGGTCGATCGCGGCCTCCGGTGACCTGCCGGCCGGGCACCTGGTGCGCGCGGAGGACGTGGTCTGGCTCCGACCAGGCGGCGGGCTTTCTCCCGGCGAGGAGGCGGGCGTCATCGGCGCGCGCCTCGCGCGGCCCATGGTGGCGGGCACGCCGTTCGAGGCCGGCCAGGAGTTGCTGGAGCGATGCGCCTGA